actttttaatcgtgaattccactcttttttaaagcgattgtgCAGTATTTACAATTTCACGACTGGATGTAATattgccatatatatatttatataaaataaagctGAATGAAAATCATGCAGATGCGCAACGTAGCTAGCGGTGCAGATATGTGTGGAGAAGAACTTTTTGTCTTTCATGAAAGTATTTTATAAATGGATTTGTGGTCAGGAGTGTTTTGTTTGCGCATGACTGCATGAGTACTACTGCATGCATGTGcctgtggagagagagagatgttcgTTATTGTGTATTGTTCACGGGTCTTAcatatttttgttgtaattcaTACTCATGAAGGTTTAGTACTTAAGAGATCATGGAGCTAGGGATCACGTACGTCGGAAGCTGCCTATATCGAATCGATGGTAGTAATCGTGGGGGTTTCGATCGACATATGACATGATCTAGTAACAGTACTacgtacatgcatgcatgcatgttgatGTTGTGCGTGCTAGCTATGGTATACATcgctaatttataaaaattaaacaataagtACTTCATCACGAGCTAACCTTACGACGGCTATGAAGGCAGTGCACTCAAAGGTTTCAATTTCCTGCAGTACTTCATCACGAGCTAACCGTACGACGACAGTGAAGGGTGCAGTACTCAAAGGTTTTAATTAATTGCATCTGATCAAGTAGCACTGCATGTGGCCGGGGATCAGAAAGtaccatacacacacacacacatatatatatatatatatatgtatgtatgtgcatCGCCTAATTATGAAATGGACACTAATTTGGGCTGAAGTTCATGGGCccattgtatatttttttaatagatgaaATGATCTACATGTAATGTTGTGGTCCATTTTATGAACTTCAACCCAAATAATTTTGTTCAGGCTTATCATAATTTATCCATATAACCCAATTCAGTTTTGGGCCTTGGACCCGTCTATTACGCCTTGAGTCCACTTTATGAGTTGATTTGTGGACGAttgatctatatttttttaattgtttgtttatatataaatatttctaatattttctgtttttttaaatttttatttaatagcatttattttgtttttattgagAATGTTTAGGGTTTATATTACTAATGGGAAATGGGTGCATTGTCAAAATTGAAAGTGGGTGTTTGTGTTTTTTggaggggggggaggggggggggccGGGGGGCGGGGGGTGTTTTCTTTGAGCTTTTTTTGATATTGGAGAATATGGAGAGGGGGATTGAACCAAAATTGAAAAGGAGGggggttctttttctttttttgatattggAGAATATGGGAAGGGGATCGAACCCAAGTCTCTACTTTTTCTCCTATAAAGTAACAATATTTATAGATGTAAGCAACCATAAGATCAATATCAATATAGCAAGGCTAATTGAGTAAGGGCTCCTATGTTTAACGCAAGCCATGCCCTAATTACGTACGGCCATCACCATCTGTATGCCCATCATGAGAAGTATAGACCTTTATCTTACTCGATCGTTTTGCATAAATTCTCTAACATGACCTCAAGTACCATGGCGAAAATTTCCTAAGTACGGCCATGCACTCTTgacagaaaataaagaaaaagcatAGTATGAAAGCTCTAGAACGATTCATAATGCAGAATAAACAAGtaaaatgaatagtaaaaattgaaatataCAATTAAACATACCTCCGGCCATTGATGCTATATTCtatttctcattattttcttCCTCGTTTTGGCACTTCCAGACTCTACTAAACTCACTTTAGATGGTGTAAGACTGAAAGAATTGAATTGAGTAAGTTTGGGGACCAAATGATGGTATTTATAGCCAAAGCTTCCATCAATCTTTGGCAACACGTATCCCACGTTCTTAGATTATCATGGAGGCAGTTCAGAAAGATTTCAAACGTGGAGTAGACCACTTCAAAGCTCCTGAAATGAAGGGGAGATAGAGACCCATTCTCTTAACTAATTCTTAAAGAAATGGtcaacattctcccacttggtaAATAATAAGTACATGAATCATGGTGATAAGTCCTCTTATGACGAGTATCATCTTCCATGTATTACCatgtatttatttcttaaaaatctaTGTGGCAACAATTTCTTAATGAATAAACCATATGTTTAttcttgatccaacacatataaatttttctcaaattaaattaagGTGCACATCAGTATGagaaaaacatcaaaataatgaagaatttcattaaaataacattgtttatacaatgaaaaattatacaatGGAACCAAATCCCATATTTATTACATAAATCCTTGAATTTCAACAGTGGCATGCCCTTAGTCAAAGGATCAGCTATCATTGACTCAGTGCTGACATGCTCAATgaccactttcttttctttaacacGTTCTCTTATGGCTAAATACTTAATGACGATGTGTTTACTTCGACTCCCACTATTGTTGTTCTTTGCCATAAAAACAATAGCTGAATTGTCGTAATATATTCTCAATGGCTTAGTGATAGAGTTCATAACTCTAAGTCTAGAAATGAAACTCTTAAGGTTAAAGGTGAAGTTTAATGTGGAAAAACTCGGAttggtccctctctctctcttggttCTGTGGAGTGCGAGTAGGGTTAGTGCCGTTATTTTTTGACAATCGGCTTCGTCTCACTGGTTGAGAGTGTAGATCGGTTTCAGTGTAAAAGCGGAAATGGGTGAAGATGACCTAACTAAACAGTGGGAAAAACTCACTTTATCAACGGAAGAAACAACTGTCCTCCAAGTCAAGACTAAGGGGCTTCATGACACATCCCTCTGAGGAAGACTCTGTATCATTGGCAGAGTACTCTCTGAAAGAGGAGTCAACAATGAGGCGTTTAGAACTACCATGTCGCAGTTATGGCGACTAGAAGGCTGGGTTCGGTTCAAGGACCTGAACGAACAATGTTTCCTTATAGAGTTCCAGagtaaaaaagataaagaaaagattcTCAGTGGTAGGCCATGGTGTTTTGAAAGGAATTTATTAACCTTCCAAGAGGTGGATGAATCGATGTCCATCAACGCTGTTAACTTCCAGTATGAGCCATTCTGGGTCCAATGCTATAATGTTCCTCTGGCTACTATGAATGAGAGGATAGGGGAGAAGATTGGGGAGTGTCTCGGACACGTTATCAGAGTAGATGTTGACTCTGATGGATTTGCAAGGGGTCGCTGCCTTCGCATCAGGGTGGCTGTGGACCTCTATAAACCCCTCCTTCGAGGCAAATGGTTAGGATTTGAAAATCAAAAACTTTGGATTTCATTTAAATATGAACGATTGCAGAACTTTTGTTTTCATTGTGGAGTCCTGTTTCATAAAGGAAAAGAATGTGTAAGACCATAATATGAAactcaaagtgaagaaaaagcaaaaatgcAGTTTGGCTCGTGGCTCAGGGCACAACCAATGGATAACTCGATTTTCGATAGGCATAAATATGGGGGAAAGTGGGAGAATGAGGAACATAACCATTATAAACCTGCAGGGGAAAAAGATGTTAGGGGTGGAAAACCTGCTCAGCAGGAGGAATTTAAGAAGGAAAACACTATTGAGGGTGTAGGGGATGAAGAATGGGAGGTGGAACAAAATGGCCTCAAAAGGGGAGTAAGACTAGCGGCCAATATACAGGAGCAGATGACACAGAAGTTTAATGCAAATGAACCCATGATACAAACTTTTGACCAACAGAccttaaagaaggaaaaagtgaaTGGTGGTAAGGAAGGGACCAAGAAGGAAGTATGCTCACCCAGCCAGGAAAGAGTATCACCTGAATCTGTAGGCCTTAGTTATATGATGGATCTTGACCCAGAGATGGATCGAAATAATATCCATGCCATCAATGCTAGGAATCTGTCCTTTAGTACAACCCAAGCTACCAGTCAAAAGATGCTGTGCCCACAACCAGATGTTAATCTCTATATTAATGAAGACCACAAACCTACACTGTCACTGAAGGCCAACGTAACTGATAGGGTCCCTACACTAACCAGCAGTCCTATGCAAGATAAGAGCAAGAGTGGTAGATGAAAAAGAATGGCCAGAGACAAAGAACACACTAATAGTACCTTGAGTGAGATCACCAATATACAACAAGAGGGTAGTCAAAAGAAGAGAAGTACACGGGGTGGAAAGGAGGTGTTTCATCTAGCAAAAAAGACAAGATCAAGTGGAGGTGGAAATGAGAACCAAAATGACAAGGCAGTGGCTGGATCCCAGCACTGCCACCTCAAATGAGTCTCCTGTCATGGAATTGTCGAAGGCTTGGGAACTCTGGAACAATTCTAATCCTTAGGAAAATCACTAAGGAAAAGTGCCCCAACTTAGTTTTCCTTGTGGAGACTAAGTCCAATAAGACTAGGATGGAAACAGTAAGACAAGCTCTCAAGTTTGATGGGTGTTTTGTAGTTGAAAGTGTGGGCCTATGTGGAGGAATAGCAATCCTATGGAAGGAAGAATGGCAAGTCAGAGTTATTAATTATACTAAATGGCACATCAGTGCCATGGTCATGGATAAAACTGATTGTATACCCTGGcaatttattggattttatgGACATCCTGAAACAGGCAAAAGAAATGGGAGCTGGGAATTATTGAAGATACTGAAACCTGAACCAAGGATACCCTGGGTGTGTGCAGGTGACTTCAATGAAATACTACACCAGAGAGAGAAAGTAGGAGGTCAAGGCAGGCCCTACAAACAGATTGAGAAGTTCAGACAGGCCTTAGAACAATGTGGTATCCGAGATCTCACATACTCTGGCCAAAGGTATACATGGTCCAATAATAGAAGGGGGAAGGGCTTTACAAAGGAAAGGATTGATAGAGCTATGGCAAATAAAGAATGGTTGGAGCTATTTCCATTTGCACTGTGCTATGTACTGGCAGCAGTTAAGTCAGACCACTCACCCCTAATCATCTCCATACTTCATAACAGTGGAGGGGGAAGTAGGAAACAAAGAATCTTCAGATATGAGGCAGCCTGGGACCTCAGAGAAGATAGTGCACTCGTGCTAGAACAAGCCTGGAAAAGGAACGGAATGGGAGGTgatttagctgaatcattgagaGAGAAGCTGGAATCCTGTCAAAAGGGACTAACCAGGTGGGTTAAAAGTCACAACcaggatgaaaaaaaaaaccattcgaACCTGGACCAAGATCAGTAGGCTACAAGACAGAGGTGACGGGGAACATATTACCTTAATGAAGCAACTGCAGAAAGATGCTGAACTGTCCTTGGCAGAAAATGACATGAAGTGGAGGCAGCGTGCAAAGCAGCATTGGCTCATAAATGGAGATAGAAATACAACCTATTTCCATATGCAGGCAAACCAAAGAAGGAAGACCAATGCCATCACAGCCATAGAGGATGGTAGTGGTAGAACTGCCTCTGATCAAAGGGAGATACGTGACATTTTCACaggttctttttcttctcttttcagcTCTTCAATGCCTATTAACATTGATACATGCCTCAATGTCCTTGAGCCAAGAATTACTCAAGCAATGGGGGAGGGGTTAGTCCAACCTTTTACTATGGATGAAGTCAAAAAAGCCACTTTCCAAATGAATCCATTAGGATCTCCTGGTCCTGATGGATTTCCAGCTCAGTTCTACCAAAAACACTGGGAGTTAGTGGGTAGAGAAGTGAGTGAATTTGCCCTGGGTGTTCTGAACCATGGAGGCTTTCTGGATAAGATCAATGATACCTATATTGCCTTAATTCCAAAAGTTAAAAATCCAAAGAGAGTAACAGACTTCAGACCCATTAACCTGTGTAATGTCCTGTACAAAGTGGTCTAAAAAACCTTGGGAAATAGGATGAAACTTATTCTGCTTTAGATCATTTTAGTAAACCAGAGTGCATTTGTACCAGGGAGACTTATTTCTGATAACACCCTTGTAGCCTACGAAGCTCTCCATTCAATGACAACAAggataaaatgaaagaaaggttTCATGGCACTCaagttggatatgagcaaaGTATACGATATGGTGGAGTGGGTTTTTGTGGAAGCTGTGATGACAAGAATTGGTTTTCCTCCTCAATGGGTAAATCTGGTCCAGAGATGTATCAACTCAGTGTCCTACGCAATTCTGGTGAATGGGGAACCTCAACAGAGATTCACCCCTACAAGAGGCATTCGTCAGGGAGATCCCATCTCACTCTATGTTTTTATCCTATATGCAGAAGTTTTGTCAGCTCTATTGCATAGGGCTGAAGAGATCGGGGAAATTACCAGTGCTCCATAGGAAGAGGTCCAATCAAACTGAGCCATCTGTTCTTTGTAGATGACAGCCTGTTATTTTGTCAAGCATCACCAAAAGAGCTTATTAAAGTGATAGAGATTTTGGACATTTATGAACAAGCCTCGGGTCAAGTGCTCAACAAGGACAAGTCATCAGTCTTTTTCAACAAGAACACTATGAAAGAGGGACAGGACTTGATACTACAGCTAGCAGGCATAAAATCTAATGGATCTTTTGAAAAGTATCTAGGCCTTCCTGCAGTTTTAGGAAGAGCTAAAGTAGCAGCTTTCCATTCACTCATAGATAGAACCTGGTCCTTAGTAGTGAACTGGAAAACCAACCACCTGTCTTCAGCAGGGAAAGAGGTCCTACTAAAGGCAGTGCTCCAAGCTATTCCTACTTACTCAATGGGGATGTTCCTATTGCCACATTCCATCACTCAAAAGCTTAATCAACTCTTCAGGAAATTCTGGTGGGGCTTCAATGAAGACTCCTAAAAAATCCATTGGGTCTATTGGGATCAACTAAGCTCAGCAAATGATATAGGTGGCCTTGGTTTCAGGGATTTCAGAATGTTCAATCTAGCAATGCTAGCAAAGCAAAGTTGGAGGATGATACAAGACCCCAACTCCCTTGCCTCGTGTGTTATGAAACAGAAGTACTATCCCACAGGAAACCTCCTAAAGGCAAAACTAGGTTCGAGCCCCTCATATGTGTGGAGAAGTATGATGGCTGGCCTATCAATTCTCAAGTCTGGACTTAGATGGAGAGTGGGAAATGGCAACAGCATCAACTTATGGTCTGACAAGTGGATTCCATCTCTCCCTCCCTTTACAGTTACTTCTCCAAGAGATGTGGACTGTTGGTGTGAAAGAGTGAGTGATCTAATTGATCCTAGACAGAGAAGCTGGAAAAAAGAGCTATTGGTAGAAATGTTTTTAGTAACAGAGATCCAGGCCATATGATCGATCCCTATCAGCttaggagggagggaggatAAGCTGTTTTGGAAATTTACATCAAATGGGAAGTATATTGTCAAGAGTGGATACCATCACCAGAGACAAATAGAAGCAGAAATTGAAGGGGAACACTCGAGAAGGCAACTGGACTCAGCAATGTGGAAGAAAATATGGCAGTTGAAAGTGATCCCAGCAGTAAAACATTTCATTTGGAAAGCTTGGCCATTCCCACCCTTGCTAACCTAAAGAAAAGGAGAGTAGTGGTAGATAGTGTATACATGATTTGCAAGTCTGAACCTGAAACCACTAGCCATGTCCTATGGGGTTGTGCAGCTGCTAGAGATGTCTGGAACCAGGGGTGCATAAAGATCTAGAAAATGACTTATCATAGTGACCAGTTTTTTAGAGTCTGGGCTATGTTGGCAAAAAAGCTAGAGAAAGATGAACTTGAAGAAGCAGCTGTTACTATGAGGGGCATATGGACCCGAAGAAATGAGCTAGTGCATGGGAAAGAATTCAGAAACCCAACTATTTTGTCTAAGGGAGCTAAGTTAGAGGTCCTAGCCTTCATAGAAGCACATATGTCCAAGGAGATCCCTCTACAGAGAGAAGAAAGGAGAGCACAGGCATGGTCCAAGTCTACTATAGGAACTTTTAAAGTTAACTGGGATGCTGCAGTAAGGGTAGATATAGGTAGAGTTGGGTTGGGTGTCCTAGTCCGAGACCATCAAGGGCATGTTATTGGAGCTCTAAGGGCAGCCAGACCACTAAATGGGAGATCCTATGAAGCAGAAGCACATGGCCTACTACTGGCAGCAATCTTCTGCAAGGAGTTGGGACTCAACCATATCTTGTTGGAGGGGGACTCGAAACAAGTAGTTGACCAACTGGTTGGACAAGAAACTGACTGGAGCATGGGAGGGTGGTTAGTTGAAGACACAAAGCAAGTGTTGGCAAGTGTGAGAGAGTAGAGAGTAGCTCATGTCCAGAGAGAAGCTAATTGTGCAGCCCATGCCTTAACAAAATCTGCTGTTTTGTTGACAGAGGATTTGTACAACATTGAAGAATGCCCTACGTGCATTTGTTCTATTGTAGCCTCTGAAATGTTATCTAATTGATTAATGAGATcagttttatttcaaaaaaaaaaaaagcaatgaaaATCTTAAGCCATACACGATGTGAAGTAGTCTCAAAACAGGAGACGAGCTCAGCTTCCACAGTGGAAGTGGCAACCAAATTCTGTTTGGCACTCCTCCATGATACAACTCCACCGgccataaaaaaaatgtattctgATGTTGATTTGCGTGAATCAATACAGCCAGCAATGTCAGAATCTGAGTAGCCAATTACTTTTAGATTGTTGATTCGTCTATACATAAGTATGTAGTCTTTGGTTCCTTGAAGGTACTTCATTACTTTCTTTGCAGCTCTCCGGTGGTCTAAAGTTGGATTACTCTGATATCGTCCCAACATTCCTACAGCAAATGCAATGTTAGATCTTGTGCAAACCTGAACATACATTAGGCTTCCAACAGCAGAAGCATATGGAatgttcttcatttgttttctttcaaggTCGTTCTTTGAACATTGGTTCAAATTGAACGTATCATCCTTCACAATAGGGGCTACACTTGGTGAAcaatttttcattcaaaatctctctaaaactttattaatgaaGGTTTTCTGAGACAAACCCAAGATACCTCGAAATCTGTCTCTATAGATCTTAATGCCAATGACATAAGAtgcttcacccatatccttcatatCGAAATTTTCAGAGAGAAATTATTTCACCTCATTCAGCATACCTTTGTTATTGGTTACTAGTAAAATGTCATTCAcatataaaacaagaaaacagatTTTACTCCCATTGACCTTCTGGTATATACATTGATCCATAATGTTTTCTACAAAACTAAATGAAGAAATTACATTATGAAATTTCAAATACCATTGGCGGGACGCCTGTTGTAAATCGTATTTGGACTTCTTAATCTTGCAAACCAATTGCTCACCATCACTAGAGGGGAATCATTCAGTTTGCTTCATATAAACCTCCTCTTCTAGATCTCCATTAAGAAATGCCGTTTTTACATTCATTTGTTGCAACTCTAAGTCAAAATGGGCTACTAATGCCAAAATTATGTGCAAGGAATCTTTCTTAGATACAGGAGAGAAAGTCTCTGTGTAATCAATTCCTTTTTTCTGATGGAATCCCTTAGCAACTAGTCTTGCCTTGTATCTCTCAATGTTGCCCAATAAGTCTTTTTTTGTcttaaaaacccatttacatCCAATGATTTTTGCCCCATTAGGCAACTCAATAAGATCCCAGACTGCGTTACTCTTCATAGAATTCATCTCTTCCTTTATAGAAttgtatcataattttgattttttacaaCTCATGGCTTGTGCAAATGACTCGGGATCATTTTCGACTCCAGTGTTGTAGTCAGACTCTTGTAGATACACAACATAATCATCAGGAATTGCTGATCTCCTGGGCCTAATAGATCTTTTTAATGTTGTACCTCATATTCTTGAGAAGTTTGTGGTTCAACTTGTTGTTCAAAAGTTCTTGGCAACTCTTGAACCACTTGATCTACTGGAATGTTGTCAGCAGCTTGTGGAACTTCAAAGATTGATTGTTCAACACAAGTCGTACTTGAGGGGTGCTGTGAATAATAACCAATCTATCACTTGAGGTGGAAGGTTGAGATTCTAAATGATCATTCTCAGAAACTATGTTCCTGTTTGATCGCTCCCACTAATCAAgtcattttcaagaaactttgcaTTTCTTGGTTCCACAATCCTAGTGCTGTGAGATGGACAATAAAATCTGTAACCTTTAGACATTTCAGCATATCCAATAAAATACCCACTAATGGTCCTTGGGTCCAGTTTCTTCTCTTGTGGATTATAAACTCTCACTTCAGACGGACATCCCCAAATGATCATATGTTGCAAACttggtttttaatctttccaTAATTCAAATAGCGTTTTAGGAACAGCCTTGGTTGGAACttggtttaatatatatattgccatCTTAAGTGCTTCAGCCCACAAGGATTTAGGAAGATTGGAGCTGCTAAGCATACTCCGCACCATGTCCAATAATGTTCGGTTTCTTCTTTCTGCTAAACTATTCTAGTCTGGTGAACCTGGCATGGTGTATTGGGCAACAATCCCACGCTCTTGAAGAAACTTTGCAAATGGCTCGGGTGCTTGTCCATCCTCTATGTATCTACCATAATATTCTCCACCTCTATTTGATCTCACGATCTTAATTTGTTTACCACATTGTTTCTCTACTTCAGCCTTAAAGATTTTAAAGGCGTCTAATGCTTCATTCTTATTATAAAGCATGTAGAGATACATATATTGTGAGTAATCATCTATAAAAAAGATGAAGTATTTCTAACCATGTGGGTACATGTCTAGACTACATATATCAGTATGTATGATTTCTAATATGTCTGAACTCCTATTGGCACCTTTCTTTGACTTGTTGGTCTGCTTTCCCTTTATACAGTCCACACAAGTCTCAAAATTAGTAAAATCCAGAGTATTTAGTACTCCTTCATTTACTAATCTTTTAACTGTTtctatgaaattaaataaaaagtagggaataaaaagagcaagccagatggatggagatggagattaaaagcAGTAGAGGAGACTGGATTGTAGCAGCAATTGGACCCTTCAATGAGTTCTTCAATAGCGCTGTAGTGTAGAGCCAAACATCTCTATCCCCATGTGCTGAAATGAATGCCTAAGATGAAAATATGTGTTGTCATGCTGAAAATGCTCTAGCCAAGATAAAAGTGTGCAGCACCTTTTgaataaatgataatatgttgTGTGTGGTGCTCATGAATACCCaaagaaaatataagtttttttttccaGGTCCGTGCGGCATGAAATGAATTAATTCATCCTCTCTCCTATGCGGCGTGAAAATGCTAAAATAGAATAATATGTGTGTGGCGTCCCCCAGGTCAAAAGTCCAGTTAAATCTGTGCCAGGTCATAATGCAAATGAATTCCCAATAGAATATAAAAGTTGCCGTCCAATTCTTGAAGTCCTAATAGAATAAAATTCTCTCTCCGTGCAAACTTgacttttcaaaatgaaaagaactCTTTCCTTTGTTTTGTGCGGCGTGCAACTTTTAGTAACTCCCCTcttctatttcttttgactactacatataaagataaataaaataaattaaaaagaataaaatatataaaaaaaaagtgtgttgtgcgtataaagaaaaattgtttaattaaatcacaagtttaaaaattaagcataaaccatgctatttatcaatttaaatcacaacttggatttatgcatcttaactattttttcatctaaaaccaataataatgtaataaaataaataaaatatattgattctaaatgtataaaatacgCAATATTTCAACTTAATCAGCCAGCAACATTGTTAAGTACTTGACATAGGCAAACTCTCTGAGGGGAAAGAGGGGGCCAGAGAGACAAGAAGAAGGGCGGTGAGATTCATAAAGGTGGATGGGGTCCTTTATAAGAGGGGTTTCACCGCCCACCTACTTTGATGCATCTCATCGCAAAAAACACAGTACATTCTAGCTAAAATACATGAAGGGATATGCGGAAACCCTTTCAACAGAAAGGCCTTGGCTAGAAAAGTGGTGAGGGCAAGATACTACTGGCCCAATACACTCAGAGACGTTAAAGAATTTGCAAAAAAGTGAGTAAAGTGTCAGACATATGCACTAATATCACACGCCTCTTAGAGGAGCTGACTTACATGACTGCCCCTTGGCTATTCACTCAATGGGGTGTTGACCTAGTTAGGCCCTTTTCGCCTGGGAAATGTGAAGTCAAGTTCATGATCATAGCAATGGACTACTTTATGAAGTGGGCAGAAGCAAAACCTTTTGGCAACCATCACAACCACAGTCTTGAATAATGGTTGACAATTTGACTCAGAATCTTATTGGGAAGGGTGCGCCGAGCTAAAGATACAGGTCAAATATTCATCTCCACGACACCAACAGGCAAATGGACGAGCAGAGGCCATGAAAAAAGTATTGTTGAGAATTCTCAAGAAGAAACTTACGGGACAAGAACAGAAAATGGGCAGAAGAACTATTAGGAGTGTTGTGGACCTACAGGACCATAGTGAAGACCCCCACAGGGAAGACCCCATTCAATTTGGCATATGGGAGTGAAGCAATACCCCTAGTGGAAGTCGATTTGCCAAGTTTCTGAAGTCGACATTTTTGTGTGCCCAAGTCGATCTGCAACACTCTTGGAATGCAGAACACTTAATGAAATTCTACccttgatgatgttaatttctttgtttgtttcttttcatcATCCACTTTGGAATAGGGACATCTCTTTAATCTAGCATGGTAAAATGATTAAAGAGGGTTCATCCAGTAATTGATGTTAAATTATTAGAGAGGGTTTAATAATAGATGAACTTTAGTGGTCTTGTCCACTTTGATTGTTTCCCTAATTTAACTCTCGTTTTGAATGATCCAAACATTCTTAAAACTTTGACTTTAATATTTTGACATTTGGGTATGATATGGAAGAAGGTagcaaacctcttgccatagtTTATCGTATTTATtataagatattaaaaattcatttaaatcCTAAAGCTATTTTAAAAACTTCcataaataaaactttattaatttAGAGTTCTACTCATGATGCTAATATTCAAGTTCCAAAAATGATTCATTGCAAAGATATTACTCTTCTTGATGAATGGACTTTGGAACATGAGGTTCCTCCTACTAAGGTTATTTCTGATGAACT
This is a stretch of genomic DNA from Carya illinoinensis cultivar Pawnee chromosome 3, C.illinoinensisPawnee_v1, whole genome shotgun sequence. It encodes these proteins:
- the LOC122304684 gene encoding uncharacterized protein LOC122304684; translation: MKQLQKDAELSLAENDMKWRQRAKQHWLINGDRNTTYFHMQANQRRKTNAITAIEDGSGRTASDQREIRDIFTGSFSSLFSSSMPINIDTCLNVLEPRITQAMGEGLVQPFTMDEVKKATFQMNPLGSPGPDGFPAQFYQKHWELVGREVSEFALGVLNHGGFLDKINDTYIALIPKVKNPKRVTDFRPINLCNVLLRSSPFNDNKDKMKERFHGTQVGYEQSIRYGGVGFCGSCDDKNWFSSSMGKSGPEMYQLSVLRNSGEWGTSTEIHPYKRDRGNYQCSIGRGPIKLSHLFFVDDSLLFCQASPKELIKVIEILDIYEQASGQVLNKDKSSVFFNKNTMKEGQDLILQLAGIKSNGSFEKYLGLPAVLGRAKVAAFHSLIDRTWSLVVNWKTNHLSSAGKEVLLKAVLQAIPTYSMGMFLLPHSITQKLNQLFRKFWDFRMFNLAMLAKQSWRMIQDPNSLASCVMKQKYYPTGNLLKAKLGSSPSYVWRSMMAGLSILKSGLRWRVGNGNSINLWSDKWIPSLPPFTVTSPRDVDCWCERVSDLIDPRQRSWKKELLVEMFLVTEIQAI
- the LOC122304683 gene encoding uncharacterized protein LOC122304683, which produces MSLLSWNCRRLGNSGTILILRKITKEKCPNLVFLVETKSNKTRMETVRQALKFDGCFVVESVGLCGGIAILWKEEWQVRVINYTKWHISAMVMDKTDCIPWQFIGFYGHPETGKRNGSWELLKILKPEPRIPWVCAGDFNEILHQREKVGGQGRPYKQIEKFRQALEQCGIRDLTYSGQRYTWSNNRRGKGFTKERIDRAMANKEWLELFPFALCYVLAAVKSDHSPLIISILHNSGGGSRKQRIFRYEAAWDLREDSALVLEQAWKRNGMGGDLAESLREKLESCQKGLTRWVKSHNQDEKKNHSNLDQDQ